One uncultured Methanobrevibacter sp. genomic window carries:
- the hdrA gene encoding ferredoxin:CoB-CoM heterodisulfide reductase subunit HdrA, with amino-acid sequence MRDDLKVGVFLCECGGNIADIIDLDEVRASLDVEFIGQFENLCSLNGRKIIRDAIFDHDLDRVVVAACSPISHEKTFQDYVKPLNPYLMDMANIREQCSWVHSDKKKATHKAITLINASIEKVKQSDAVDPIYCQTPDEVAVIGGGIAGMNAALSLAKQGTKVTLIEQSPSIGGHMAKIGKVFSPVKIAEECGMCLLNPILNELVWNDNIEVLTNTKVIESERRAGTYNLILEKSPRYVDTEKCIACGKCAEVCEVEVPNDWNDNLSLRKAIYRPFGQSYPESYVIDMENCTKCSNCVKACNMRAIKLRGKPERIPLQVGSIIVATGHKLFDMEKRPEYGYTRYDDVITQSELGRITGVNGPTKGKLLKANGEVPKRVVMIQCVGSRDEKPDGHKYCSKICCTVALKNANIIKHKYPDTDVLICYTDVRTPGMFEKYYKHTQENEVRFLRGRPGEVVRKGDNFIVRTEDTLKGEFVEIEADMVVLSTAMEPSSGTREIAEILNIGTTEDGFIKESHPKIKPVATDVQGIFVCGTAQDPKDITDSIMQATAAASKVSEYNYGGVEIEPFIAEIDNEKCTLCGECIKRCKYKSMSVQNDEIYIDPMSCTGCGKCLVGCSQRAITVNGNIDEKIMATINGVLSKKQKGERMILVFLDNIGYTAADNIGVNRLSYPESIHIIKVISVNRVRPKHIRYALDNGADGVFIGEFPGDLMYDEVERKIQGVKNRIEEMGEDPERITFSKVYIPYFSGLARKLTDFDKRIAELDESE; translated from the coding sequence ATGAGAGATGATTTAAAAGTTGGCGTGTTTTTATGTGAGTGCGGAGGAAATATAGCAGATATAATTGATCTGGATGAAGTAAGAGCATCCCTGGATGTTGAATTTATAGGACAGTTTGAAAATTTATGTTCACTCAACGGACGTAAGATTATCCGTGATGCAATATTTGACCATGACCTTGACAGGGTAGTTGTTGCAGCATGCTCACCAATCAGTCATGAAAAGACATTTCAGGATTATGTAAAACCTCTAAACCCCTATCTTATGGACATGGCAAATATCAGAGAACAGTGCTCATGGGTACACTCTGATAAAAAGAAAGCAACCCACAAGGCCATAACATTAATCAATGCATCAATAGAAAAGGTAAAACAGTCCGATGCGGTTGACCCTATTTACTGCCAGACTCCTGATGAAGTTGCAGTCATCGGCGGCGGAATTGCAGGAATGAATGCCGCATTATCACTTGCAAAGCAGGGAACAAAAGTAACTTTAATAGAACAGTCTCCTTCAATCGGCGGGCACATGGCAAAAATAGGTAAGGTTTTCTCACCTGTTAAAATTGCAGAAGAGTGCGGAATGTGTCTTTTAAATCCGATACTGAATGAACTTGTATGGAATGACAATATTGAGGTTTTGACAAATACCAAAGTTATAGAATCCGAAAGAAGAGCTGGAACGTACAATCTGATTTTGGAGAAATCTCCAAGATATGTTGATACAGAAAAATGTATCGCCTGCGGCAAATGTGCCGAAGTATGTGAAGTTGAAGTTCCAAATGACTGGAATGATAATCTTTCATTAAGAAAAGCGATTTACAGACCATTTGGTCAGTCATATCCAGAATCATATGTCATTGATATGGAAAACTGTACTAAATGCAGCAACTGTGTAAAGGCATGTAACATGAGAGCTATTAAACTTAGAGGAAAACCTGAAAGGATTCCTCTTCAGGTCGGTTCAATCATTGTTGCAACAGGCCATAAGCTGTTTGATATGGAAAAACGTCCGGAATATGGTTACACAAGATACGATGATGTCATAACCCAGTCTGAACTGGGACGTATAACTGGTGTAAACGGACCTACAAAAGGAAAACTTCTAAAAGCAAATGGTGAAGTTCCAAAACGTGTCGTAATGATACAGTGTGTAGGATCCCGTGATGAAAAGCCAGACGGACACAAATACTGCTCAAAAATATGCTGTACAGTAGCCCTGAAAAATGCCAACATCATAAAGCATAAATATCCCGATACTGACGTTTTAATATGTTACACTGATGTGAGAACTCCTGGAATGTTTGAAAAATACTACAAGCACACTCAGGAAAATGAAGTGAGATTCTTAAGAGGAAGACCTGGTGAAGTTGTCAGAAAAGGGGACAATTTCATTGTCAGAACAGAAGATACTCTGAAAGGTGAATTTGTTGAAATCGAAGCAGATATGGTAGTTCTTTCAACAGCAATGGAACCCTCTTCAGGTACTCGCGAAATTGCCGAAATCCTCAATATAGGAACAACAGAAGACGGTTTTATCAAGGAGTCACATCCAAAAATCAAGCCGGTAGCTACTGATGTTCAGGGAATATTTGTCTGCGGAACAGCACAGGACCCTAAAGACATCACAGACTCAATTATGCAGGCAACGGCGGCTGCATCAAAAGTATCCGAATACAATTACGGTGGTGTGGAAATTGAACCGTTCATTGCAGAAATTGACAATGAAAAATGTACGTTATGTGGTGAATGCATCAAACGCTGCAAATACAAATCAATGAGTGTTCAAAATGATGAAATCTACATTGATCCTATGAGCTGTACTGGATGCGGCAAATGTCTTGTCGGATGCAGCCAGAGAGCCATTACTGTAAACGGTAATATCGATGAAAAGATTATGGCAACAATCAACGGGGTACTGTCCAAAAAACAAAAAGGCGAACGTATGATTCTGGTATTTTTAGACAATATCGGTTATACTGCTGCTGACAATATTGGTGTTAACAGGCTTTCCTATCCTGAATCTATTCATATCATCAAAGTCATTTCAGTAAACCGTGTAAGACCAAAACACATCCGCTATGCACTTGACAACGGTGCTGACGGAGTATTCATAGGTGAGTTTCCGGGTGATTTGATGTACGATGAAGTTGAACGTAAAATTCAGGGGGTTAAAAACAGAATTGAAGAGATGGGAGAGGATCCTGAAAGGATTACATTCTCAAAAGTATATATTCCATACTTCTCAGGACTTGCCCGTAAATTAACTGACTTTGATAAAAGAATTGCAGAACTGGATGAATCGGAATAA
- the hdrB gene encoding ferredoxin:CoB-CoM heterodisulfide reductase subunit HdrB, whose translation MKNVPDKDILLFRSCLVSVEYPGVEASTKFVFDKLGIDYAISEKQTCCTGLGHYSDVFNQIDTSAIGARNFRIAKDMGRLNLVMMCATCYAINKKSVKLLNKKDELRNHINRLFDENGLSHLKYEKDDLKPTENIFHVVDIIYNKKDEIKKHIKYDLSDYTIATHHGCHYCKVHYEDTIGGVRDPNIMDEIIEECGCRTIGWYDHKRATCGTGFRQRYSNPDLSFTATADKMNAICDEDVDILVHLCPNCHIQFDRYQHLIAEREGRKFKAIHLNIAQFIALAMGGDFDKVIGVKAHTVAIDSIIKDLKEVEK comes from the coding sequence ATGAAAAACGTTCCAGATAAAGATATCCTTCTTTTCAGAAGCTGTCTTGTAAGCGTTGAATATCCTGGCGTTGAAGCATCTACAAAATTTGTTTTTGATAAACTGGGAATTGACTATGCAATATCTGAAAAACAGACCTGCTGTACAGGACTGGGACATTATTCTGATGTATTCAACCAGATTGATACCTCAGCAATCGGTGCAAGGAATTTCAGGATTGCAAAAGATATGGGAAGGCTAAATCTTGTAATGATGTGTGCAACATGCTATGCAATCAACAAGAAATCCGTAAAGCTGTTAAACAAAAAGGATGAGTTGCGAAATCACATCAATCGGCTGTTTGATGAAAATGGTCTTTCACACTTAAAATATGAAAAGGATGACCTTAAACCGACTGAAAACATATTTCATGTAGTTGATATCATCTATAATAAAAAGGATGAGATTAAAAAGCATATTAAATATGATTTAAGTGATTATACAATAGCAACCCATCACGGATGTCATTACTGTAAGGTGCATTATGAAGATACTATCGGTGGAGTAAGGGATCCCAACATTATGGATGAAATAATTGAGGAATGCGGATGCAGAACTATTGGATGGTATGATCACAAAAGAGCTACCTGCGGAACAGGATTCAGACAGCGATATTCCAATCCTGATTTGTCATTTACAGCTACAGCTGATAAGATGAATGCAATCTGTGATGAGGATGTTGATATTCTTGTTCATCTTTGTCCTAACTGTCATATTCAGTTTGACAGATATCAGCATCTGATAGCTGAAAGGGAAGGCAGAAAATTTAAGGCTATTCATTTGAACATTGCACAGTTCATTGCTCTTGCAATGGGTGGTGATTTTGATAAGGTCATCGGTGTCAAGGCACATACCGTAGCGATAGATTCAATTATAAAGGACTTGAAGGAGGTTGAAAAATGA
- the hdrC gene encoding ferredoxin:CoB-CoM heterodisulfide reductase subunit HdrC translates to MSTQQKITDSPIDFAEEIINDVKNSKDEGVLKCVQCGMCTSTCPAARHSDYNPREIIERVLDGDETILEDDNIWNCFYCYTCHSVCPVGNSVCEVNQILKQITIENGNCYEKLYEYLGFADSYFTAAIGAIPERFFPDIDRDVPGWWQFRQNLDEIRNELELDPPLMPSKEVIDEVSTILTITGFKAKIDKIRESEEDKP, encoded by the coding sequence ATGTCTACCCAACAAAAAATTACAGACTCTCCGATTGATTTTGCAGAAGAAATAATCAATGATGTTAAAAACTCAAAGGATGAAGGTGTTTTAAAGTGTGTGCAGTGCGGAATGTGCACATCAACATGTCCTGCTGCAAGACATTCGGATTATAATCCTCGAGAAATCATAGAAAGGGTTCTCGATGGTGATGAAACAATTTTGGAAGATGACAATATATGGAACTGCTTTTACTGTTATACATGTCACAGCGTATGCCCTGTTGGAAACAGCGTCTGTGAAGTAAATCAGATTCTAAAACAGATTACAATTGAAAACGGAAACTGTTATGAAAAACTTTATGAATATCTGGGATTTGCAGATTCCTACTTTACAGCGGCCATCGGAGCTATTCCTGAGAGGTTTTTCCCGGACATCGACAGGGATGTTCCGGGCTGGTGGCAGTTCAGACAGAACCTTGATGAAATAAGAAATGAGCTGGAACTTGACCCTCCGCTGATGCCTTCCAAGGAAGTCATTGATGAGGTAAGTACAATACTGACAATAACTGGTTTTAAGGCAAAAATAGATAAGATAAGAGAGAGTGAGGAGGATAAACCATGA
- a CDS encoding methanogenesis marker 16 metalloprotein: protein MTNNRTISEINEKIDKGEANIYTAEEFKKLIKKGDTPSFEDVDVVTCGTCGVMSGTAAILNFIISEPGEFIRASEVYINGVPAYAGPCPNEWLGSVDVILHGTAHSIYDESYGGGFLLKELLEGHEVDVRVESADGKTIENTITLEDITRGQLIGARMAFKNYTAFTNPNPESVSSIFAATPLEGNLRGLTFSGCGDLNPLQNDIPHNVIKEGSKVLINGAQGYILGDGTRSSPEKPNLMLSADLCKMDPYYIGGFKTGQGGEIYDTVAIPIPVLNEEIYNNLLVRDEMVDIPVADIKGRHLPLDETNYAELWGDYDLRPQYDRNRCSGCENCVVEKICPTNAFKNQRMNLAYCYGCGMCANYCENNAFDMNTGSVDLNINGKDVNIPIICRQSDRLRGNKLSLKLKKMIENKEFKL from the coding sequence TTGACTAATAATAGAACAATCAGTGAAATAAACGAAAAAATAGATAAAGGCGAAGCAAACATCTACACTGCAGAGGAATTCAAAAAACTCATAAAAAAAGGAGACACTCCAAGCTTTGAAGATGTTGATGTAGTAACCTGCGGAACATGCGGCGTAATGAGTGGAACAGCAGCAATCCTTAACTTTATCATCTCTGAACCCGGAGAATTCATAAGGGCATCTGAAGTTTATATTAACGGAGTGCCTGCTTATGCAGGGCCTTGCCCGAACGAATGGCTGGGTTCAGTTGATGTTATTCTTCACGGAACTGCACATTCAATTTATGATGAAAGCTACGGCGGAGGATTTCTGCTAAAAGAACTTCTTGAAGGTCATGAAGTTGACGTAAGGGTTGAAAGTGCAGACGGAAAAACAATAGAAAACACTATAACGCTTGAGGATATCACTCGTGGTCAGCTTATCGGTGCCCGTATGGCATTTAAAAACTATACTGCATTTACAAATCCGAATCCCGAATCAGTATCATCAATATTTGCAGCAACACCTCTGGAAGGAAACCTGAGGGGTCTGACATTTTCAGGCTGCGGAGACCTGAACCCTCTTCAAAATGATATTCCTCACAATGTGATTAAGGAAGGTTCAAAAGTTTTAATCAACGGGGCGCAGGGTTATATTTTAGGTGACGGTACCAGGTCAAGCCCTGAAAAACCTAACCTCATGCTTTCAGCGGATTTATGTAAAATGGACCCTTATTATATAGGCGGATTTAAGACAGGTCAGGGTGGAGAAATCTATGATACTGTAGCAATTCCGATTCCAGTTTTAAATGAGGAGATATATAATAATCTTTTAGTTCGCGATGAAATGGTTGACATTCCTGTAGCTGACATTAAAGGACGTCACCTGCCGCTGGATGAAACCAATTATGCTGAACTTTGGGGAGATTATGACTTAAGACCGCAGTATGACAGGAATAGATGTTCAGGCTGTGAAAACTGTGTAGTCGAAAAAATATGTCCTACAAATGCATTCAAAAACCAGAGAATGAATCTTGCATACTGCTACGGATGCGGAATGTGTGCAAATTACTGTGAAAATAATGCATTTGACATGAACACAGGAAGCGTTGATTTAAACATAAACGGCAAAGATGTCAATATTCCTATTATATGCAGACAGTCAGACAGGTTAAGAGGAAACAAATTATCATTAAAATTAAAGAAAATGATTGAAAATAAAGAGTTTAAATTGTAA
- the comA gene encoding phosphosulfolactate synthase, translating into MKSFEFLSKKREAKPRNCGITMVLDKGLGLESAESLMNISGDYVDYLKFGWGTSIVHDREIVKAKVEMYKKHDITPYTGGTLFELAYMADKLEEFFAEAHELGFPAVEISDGSTTISHGDKLKCIQMAKEKGFEVLSEVGKKNPDLDKELTLDERIEYMQDELDAGSSLVIVEAREGGKNIGIFDPSGNAKEDEIDYILENFDGSKILWEAPNKDQQVFFILKLGNTVNLGNISSDDITSLETLRQGLRGDTLGKI; encoded by the coding sequence TTGAAATCATTTGAATTTTTATCAAAAAAGAGAGAAGCGAAACCAAGAAATTGTGGAATAACAATGGTTTTGGACAAGGGTCTTGGCCTTGAGAGTGCAGAAAGCCTGATGAATATTTCCGGAGATTATGTGGACTATCTTAAATTCGGATGGGGAACTTCTATTGTACATGATAGGGAAATAGTCAAGGCTAAAGTTGAAATGTATAAAAAGCATGATATTACTCCCTATACTGGCGGAACACTATTTGAACTGGCTTATATGGCAGATAAACTTGAAGAGTTTTTTGCTGAAGCTCATGAATTAGGTTTTCCTGCCGTTGAAATATCAGACGGTTCAACTACCATATCTCACGGCGATAAACTGAAATGCATTCAAATGGCCAAAGAAAAAGGCTTTGAAGTACTGTCTGAAGTGGGTAAGAAAAATCCTGATTTGGATAAGGAGCTCACATTGGATGAAAGAATCGAATATATGCAGGATGAACTTGATGCAGGTTCTTCTCTTGTTATTGTGGAGGCAAGGGAAGGCGGCAAAAACATAGGAATATTTGACCCGTCCGGAAACGCTAAAGAGGATGAAATAGATTACATACTTGAGAATTTTGACGGCAGTAAAATTCTTTGGGAAGCTCCAAACAAAGACCAGCAGGTCTTTTTCATTTTAAAATTGGGAAATACCGTTAATTTGGGAAATATTTCCTCAGATGACATAACTTCTCTTGAAACATTAAGGCAGGGATTGAGAGGAGATACTTTAGGCAAAATTTAA
- a CDS encoding UPF0058 family protein has protein sequence MYKDEMIQLHQFLVYVLKYLAEDDQITNDCSEYISLKISPHHIHKTKAEHKHAIFVLCKIISQLVAEKENESIPENVRNSLADLVKRSENEINAH, from the coding sequence ATGTATAAAGACGAAATGATACAATTACATCAATTTTTAGTATATGTTTTAAAATATTTAGCAGAAGATGACCAAATTACCAATGATTGCAGTGAGTATATTAGCCTAAAAATTAGTCCTCATCATATTCACAAAACAAAAGCTGAGCATAAACATGCTATTTTTGTGTTATGCAAGATAATTTCTCAATTAGTTGCTGAAAAGGAAAATGAATCTATTCCTGAAAATGTCCGCAATTCACTAGCAGATTTAGTTAAAAGATCTGAAAATGAAATTAATGCGCACTGA
- a CDS encoding UPF0280 family protein — MQFSEIDIGETHIRLTTDLVSHDLKRYILSIRRNLKDYILGNDDFLLSFSPLKIPDDNLSDIVLRMYESSIVCDVGPMACVAGTISEMALEYLIKNNSSHSIVENGGDVAILNDRKVLCGIYSNNEVLGNDIAFEIKKRKKPLGISTSSGKIGHSISFGVSDAVTVIGNSASVCDGLATKIANRVDGSTSEDKVVNALECCDNYRKYFDGVLIICDDNVGTLGKLPKIVETNEFDIKH, encoded by the coding sequence ATGCAGTTTTCAGAAATTGATATCGGCGAAACCCATATAAGACTTACAACAGATTTGGTCAGTCATGATTTGAAAAGATATATTTTATCCATTCGAAGGAATCTTAAAGATTATATCCTTGGAAATGATGACTTTCTACTTTCATTTTCCCCTTTAAAAATCCCTGATGATAATCTCTCTGATATAGTTTTGAGGATGTATGAATCTTCAATTGTCTGTGATGTTGGTCCGATGGCATGTGTTGCGGGGACAATTTCTGAGATGGCCCTTGAGTATCTCATTAAAAATAATTCAAGTCATTCGATAGTTGAAAACGGTGGAGATGTTGCGATTTTAAACGACAGAAAGGTATTGTGCGGAATTTACTCTAACAATGAAGTTTTGGGAAATGATATTGCTTTTGAAATAAAGAAAAGAAAAAAACCTTTGGGCATTTCAACTTCTTCTGGAAAGATTGGCCATTCAATAAGTTTTGGCGTATCTGATGCAGTTACTGTCATAGGCAATTCTGCATCAGTATGTGACGGACTTGCAACAAAAATTGCCAACCGTGTTGACGGTTCTACAAGTGAAGATAAGGTGGTCAATGCATTGGAGTGCTGTGATAATTACAGAAAGTATTTTGACGGTGTTCTTATTATTTGTGATGATAATGTGGGTACTCTGGGAAAATTGCCTAAGATTGTAGAGACCAATGAGTTTGACATAAAGCACTGA
- a CDS encoding 2,3-diphosphoglycerate synthetase: protein MKALNRMLCLVDGEHYLPVTQEAIDTLNNLEHIDIIGAVFIGGTEKLRDDSEESYSEKLGVPVQFAKDKDIPYDIIVEMIRKYDADTVFDLSDEPILDYPKRFKIACKVLNEGITYEGPDFKFEPTSQYDIMEKPSITILGTGKRIGKTAVSGFVSRLIDKNGYEPCVIAMGRGGPEEPEIVHGEELKINAEFLLEQSEKGVHAASDHWEDALMSRILTIGCRRCGGGMAGEVFLTNMKKGARLANQVDSKFAIFEGSGAAIPPIKTDKKIVLIGANQPIENLTTYFGPYRIALGDMVILTMCEEPMCSNKKIKEIENFVSEINPSATVISTVFRPKPLDNIEGKKVLFATTAPEEVKDKLVEYLESNYSCEVIGTTAHLSNRPLLRQDMEKYMDKADVMLTELKAAAVDVATKDALAHGLEVVYCDNIPVAINDTYPELDKSVLKIVDSAIDDFNKSS from the coding sequence ATGAAGGCTTTAAACAGAATGCTTTGTTTAGTTGATGGTGAACATTACTTGCCAGTGACACAGGAAGCAATAGATACATTAAACAATTTGGAACACATCGATATTATAGGAGCAGTTTTTATTGGAGGAACAGAAAAGCTCAGGGACGATTCAGAGGAATCCTACTCTGAAAAATTGGGCGTTCCTGTTCAATTTGCAAAAGATAAAGACATTCCCTATGACATCATAGTTGAAATGATTAGAAAATATGATGCAGATACAGTCTTTGATTTAAGCGATGAACCTATTCTGGACTATCCTAAACGATTCAAAATAGCATGCAAGGTTTTAAATGAAGGAATCACCTATGAAGGACCTGACTTTAAGTTTGAACCTACATCACAATACGACATAATGGAAAAACCATCAATAACCATACTGGGAACAGGAAAACGTATCGGAAAAACAGCAGTTTCAGGATTTGTATCAAGACTCATTGACAAAAACGGATATGAACCGTGTGTAATTGCAATGGGCAGAGGAGGACCTGAAGAACCTGAAATAGTACACGGTGAAGAACTGAAAATCAATGCAGAATTCCTGCTTGAGCAGTCTGAAAAGGGAGTTCATGCAGCAAGTGATCACTGGGAAGATGCGCTGATGAGCAGAATCCTGACAATAGGATGCAGACGATGCGGAGGCGGAATGGCTGGAGAAGTATTTCTTACAAACATGAAAAAAGGAGCAAGACTTGCAAATCAGGTAGATTCAAAATTTGCAATATTTGAAGGAAGCGGAGCTGCAATACCACCTATAAAAACAGATAAAAAAATCGTACTTATCGGTGCAAATCAGCCTATTGAAAACCTGACAACCTATTTTGGACCTTATAGAATCGCCCTCGGTGATATGGTTATTTTAACAATGTGCGAAGAACCTATGTGCAGTAATAAAAAAATAAAAGAAATAGAAAATTTTGTAAGTGAAATTAATCCGTCTGCAACAGTAATATCTACAGTCTTCAGGCCTAAACCTTTAGATAACATTGAAGGTAAAAAAGTACTGTTTGCAACTACTGCCCCTGAAGAAGTTAAAGACAAACTGGTGGAATATCTGGAAAGCAATTACAGCTGTGAAGTAATCGGTACAACTGCTCACCTGTCAAACAGACCTCTGCTTCGTCAAGACATGGAAAAATACATGGACAAAGCAGATGTCATGCTGACCGAACTTAAGGCAGCTGCCGTTGATGTGGCTACAAAGGATGCCCTAGCACACGGACTTGAAGTGGTGTACTGCGATAACATACCGGTAGCCATTAATGACACCTATCCCGAACTAGACAAGTCAGTTTTAAAAATTGTCGATAGTGCAATTGATGATTTTAACAAATCATCATAA